A segment of the Superficieibacter sp. HKU1 genome:
GGATCGCGCTCGTCGCTGGAATTGTGGTTTATCTGCTGGGTCTGTGGAACGCAGAAATGCAACTCAATGAGAAAGGCTACTATTTTGCCGTACTGGTGCTGGGGCTGTTCTCCGCGATGTCTTATCAAAAGACCGTCCGCGATCGGCTGGAAAATATTCCGACAACGCCGCTGTATTACATCGCGTGTCTGGCAACGTTTATTATCGCCGTGGGCCTGCTGGTGGTCGGACTGTGGAATGCAACCCTGCTGATGAGCGAAAAAGGTTTCTACGCCCTCGCTTTCTTCTTAAGCCTGTTTGGCATTGTGGCGGTACAGAAAAACGTCCGTGACGGCTGGGATCGCAGCGCAGAGCTTTCTGGTGAACCCTTACAGGAGAGTGGCGAGTAGCATTTTGTGCCGGGGAACACCCCGGCATCTCA
Coding sequences within it:
- the yiaA gene encoding inner membrane protein YiaA; the protein is MMERKVVVSPAFNLVSWIALVAGIVVYLLGLWNAEMQLNEKGYYFAVLVLGLFSAMSYQKTVRDRLENIPTTPLYYIACLATFIIAVGLLVVGLWNATLLMSEKGFYALAFFLSLFGIVAVQKNVRDGWDRSAELSGEPLQESGE